The nucleotide window ACCGGACCGTTCACTGGCAATAGAACATGGCGACGGGCCCGATTTGCGAGCCTGCCGCCCCTACCCCGAACAACTGATTTGGGCGCCCTTTCGCCGACTTGCGACGAAGGGCGAAGGCCGCGATCCCCAGCAGCACGAGGACCGCCGCGCCCGGTTCCGGCACTCTCGCGATACAAGCTGAGATGAACAC belongs to Pirellulales bacterium and includes:
- a CDS encoding PEP-CTERM sorting domain-containing protein (PEP-CTERM proteins occur, often in large numbers, in the proteomes of bacteria that also encode an exosortase, a predicted intramembrane cysteine proteinase. The presence of a PEP-CTERM domain at a protein's C-terminus predicts cleavage within the sorting domain, followed by covalent anchoring to some some component of the (usually Gram-negative) cell surface. Many PEP-CTERM proteins exhibit an unusual sequence composition that includes large numbers of potential glycosylation sites. Expression of one such protein has been shown restore the ability of a bacterium to form floc, a type of biofilm.), coding for MPEPGAAVLVLLGIAAFALRRKSAKGRPNQLFGVGAAGSQIGPVAMFYCQ